In one window of Aphidius gifuensis isolate YNYX2018 linkage group LG4, ASM1490517v1, whole genome shotgun sequence DNA:
- the LOC122855411 gene encoding 33 kDa inner dynein arm light chain, axonemal: MAMVVQERIIPSMNTLVKYDNPVLVTKHSEKLKKDKTQTKIGTTCKIQTTPIAIDVRRETVEILNGILPPKEWEEDGQIWTQQVSSTPATRLDVINLQEQLDMRLQQRQARETGICPVRRELYSQCFDEIIRQVTVNCAERGLLLLRVRDEMRMTMAAYQTLYQSSIAFGMRKALLAEQGKEDLITTADELKQQKIELEKKLAELQQKYEQTERRAAELREAEEKKHAEEMQFLKKTNQQLKTQLEGIIAPKK, translated from the exons atggcAATGGTAGTTCAAGAACGTATAATTCCATCAATGAATACACTGGTAAAATATGATAATCCAGTATTGGTTACAAAACATtcggaaaaattgaaaaaagataaaacacAAACTAAAATTGGTACaacttgtaaaattcaaacaacACCAATAGCCATTGATGTTAGACGAGAAACAgtagaaatattaaatggtATTTTACCACCAAAAGAATGGGAAGAAGATGGACAAATATGGACCCAACAA gtaTCAAGTACTCCAGCAACTAGGCTagatgttattaatttacaagaaCAATTAGACATGAGATTGCAACAACGACAAGCAAGAGAAACTGGAATTTGTCCAGTTCGTCGTGAACTTTATTCTCAATGTTTtg atGAAATAATAAGACAAGTAACAGTTAATTGTGCTGAACGTGGTTTACTACTTCTTCGTGTACGTGATGAAATGAGAATGACAATGGCTGCATATCAAACATTGTATCAAAGTAGCATTGCATTTGGTATGAGAAAAGCATTATTAGCTGAACAAGGAAAAGAAGATCTTATAACAACTGCTGATGAacttaaacaacaaaaaattgaacttgaaaaaaaacttgctgaattacaacaaaaatatgaaCAAACTGAAAGACGTGCTGCTGAATTACGTGaagctgaagaaaaaaaacatgctgaagaaatgcaatttttaaaaaagacaaatcaacaattaaag aCACAACTCGAAGGAATTATAgctccaaaaaaataa